One window from the genome of Kluyveromyces marxianus DMKU3-1042 DNA, complete genome, chromosome 3 encodes:
- the YFT2 gene encoding Yft2p: MQIMVPEDITLFRIRSYGNWWLYIYPFLVVFGYVSSAIIPNQELDRERKEWYWISGRNIINHTFAYEGRYFFDGCFLALFILQFYVKASYDESLLPTNNNNNSQKNWREWSKKTIRVYLLKFLIVYVTLFACFLFIDHVFIWTGGSCDISDTKSAQKCKSLGGVWSGGFDISGHFCFLTNISLILWQELKLLFNSSNQYYVYWTTFPRVVHWLILSILLIWINILSITAIYYHTFLEKVLGCLLGYSCLVLIYYTIPKVKTLNKILM; this comes from the coding sequence ATGCAGATCATGGTACCAGAGGATATAACACTTTTCAGGATCCGATCATATGGAAATTGGTGGTTGTATATCTACCCGTTTCTCGTTGTATTTGGGTATGTCAGTTCTGCGATAATACCTAATCAAGAGTTAGACCGGGAACGAAAAGAGTGGTATTGGATTAGTGGTCGGAATATCATTAACCATACATTTGCTTATGAGGGAAGGTACTTTTTTGACGGTTGCTTTTTAGCTTTATTCATCCTTCAATTTTACGTGAAAGCTTCCTACGACGAATCTCTATTACCCacaaacaataataacaatagtCAAAAGAATTGGAGAGAGTGGTctaagaaaacaataagaGTGtatttattgaaatttttGATAGTATACGTTACATTATTTGcatgtttcttgtttattGATCATGTCTTCATCTGGACTGGAGGAAGCTGTGATATTTCGGATACTAAATCTGCTCAAAAATGTAAATCATTAGGAGGAGTTTGGTCAGGAGGCTTTGATATCAGTGGAcacttttgtttcttgacAAATATTAGTCTAATATTATGGCAAGAACTGAAGCTATTGTTCAATAGTAGTAATCAATACTATGTGTATTGGACAACATTTCCGAGAGTAGTTCATTGGCTAATATTATCTATTCTTCTAATATGGATCAACATCCTTAGTATTACCGCAATTTACTATCACACCTTCCTGGAGAAGGTGCTTGGATGTTTGCTTGGATATTCATGCTTGGTACTAATTTATTACACCATACCTAAAGTGAAAACTTTGAATAAGATACTTATGTAG
- the MCM21 gene encoding Mcm21p translates to MDAIESVQQDILALEREIQSIRSQLSDARNNKSNADEIKVPDLYKEFLSEGINFSRLLIREDEHFTDKVVISPNKRIPNSKHYRNPDQSHSINSAVRSNFTGVAAKENVAGFESINEFVRWENSVRLSGVSLFPVNYCDIEYMGIRLEVFSELDLRYKLPLYIILKPSAKIVGAWELFKHSLPKYVQIYHYWEQCTDSTDTSNSNIMKFANLCYKDILNVHSRVEFFHKLDKASDDKTENQFSLLKIDEMGYHVSFRLGAAIVNIINNDRNEIVNCAINDQLNMSFLGSIFDLPGKFDLVTT, encoded by the exons ATGGATGCAATTGAATCAGTGCAACAAGATATCCTTGCATTGGAACGAGAGA TACAAAGTATAAGATCCCAACTTTCAGATGCAAGGAATAACAAATCTAATGCAGATGAAATTAAAGTTCCAGATCTTTACAAAGAGTTTCTTTCAGAAGGAATCAACTTTTCACGCTTGCTAATCAGAGAGGATGAGCATTTCACAGACAAGGTAGTGATTTCCCCAAACAAGAGAATACCCAACAGCAAACATTACCGTAATCCAGATCAATCACATTCAATCAACTCAGCGGTACGATCTAATTTCACTGGTGTTGCTGCTAAGGAAAATGTTGCAGGTTTTGAATCGATCAATGAATTTGTACGATGGGAAAACTCTGTAAGATTAAGCGGTGTGTCTTTGTTTCCTGTGAACTACTGTGATATCGAATACATGGGAATTAGATTGGAAGTGTTCAGTGAGTTAGATCTGAGGTATAAACTAccattatatattatactGAAACCCTCAGCTAAGATAGTTGGTGCTTGGGAACTCTTTAAACATAGTCTACCAAAATATGTTCAAATTTATCATTACTGGGAACAGTGCACGGACTCAACAGATACCAGTAACAGTAACATCATGAAATTCGCTAACCTTTGTTATAAGGATATATTAAATGTTCATTCAAGGGTCGAATTTTTCCACAAACTCGACAAGGCCTCAGACGacaaaacagaaaaccAGTTTTCCCTATTGAAGATCGATGAAATGGGATATCACGTATCATTCAGACTAGGCGCTGCTATTGTTAACATTATAAACAATGATAGAAACGAAATTGTAAACTGTGCTATCAACGATCAACTTAATATGTCTTTTCTTGGGTCGATTTTTGACTTACCTGGTAAGTTCGATTTAGTCACTACATAA
- the AQY1 gene encoding aquaporin family protein has translation MSSEEIQQPVVNRDLEEQRPVADDVSRQPETEYIPPYEPKYNQLGFKNETYRNHLVAAIGEFCGTFIFLWSAFVIAQIANSDLDVKRTGGSHPGQLIMIAFGFGFSVMFAVFIFFRVSGGNLNPAVTLTLMLTNVIPWPRALVMWLAQMVAGMAAAGAASAMTPGPILFANGLGGGCSKSRGLFLEAFGTAILCSTVMFMAVEKHRATPMAPFAIGIALFVGHLICVYYTGAGLNPARSFGPCIAKRSFPVYHWIYWVGPIIGAFMSALLWKLLKVLRYETCNPGQDDIAEAKAREYVEAHSHTHYVEN, from the coding sequence atgtcttcagaagaaattcaacaacCAGTCGTTAACCGCGACTTGGAAGAACAACGCCCAGTTGCTGATGACGTTTCCAGACAACCAGAGACTGAATACATTCCTCCTTATGAACCAAAGTACAACCAATTGGGTTTCAAGAATGAAACTTACAGAAACCACCTGGTTGCTGCCATTGGTGAGTTCTGTGGtactttcattttcttgtgGAGTGCCTTCGTCATTGCTCAAATTGCCAACTCCGATCTCGATGTCAAGCGTACCGGTGGTTCTCACCCAGGTCAATTGATTATGATTGCCTTCGGTTTCGGTTTCTCTGTCATGTTTGCTgtctttatcttcttcagagTTTCTGGTGGTAACTTGAACCCAGCTGTTACTTTGACTTTAATGCTAACCAACGTTATCCCATGGCCAAGAGCTTTGGTTATGTGGTTGGCTCAAATGGTTGCCGGTATGGCCGCTGCTGGTGCCGCTTCTGCCATGACCCCAGGTCCAATTCTGTTCGCTAACGGTCTAGGTGGTGGTTGCTCCAAGTCCAGAGgtcttttcttggaagcTTTCGGTACCGCTATCTTGTGTTCTACTGTTATGTTCATGGCTGTTGAAAAGCACAGAGCTACCCCAATGGCTCCATTTGCTATTGGTATCGCCTTGTTCGTCGGTCACTTGATCTGCGTTTACTACACTGGTGCCGGTTTGAACCCAGCCAGATCCTTCGGTCCATGTATCGCCAAGAGATCTTTCCCTGTATACCACTGGATTTACTGGGTTGGTCCAATTATTGGTGCTTTCATGTCTGCTTTGTTGTGGAAATTATTGAAGGTCTTGAGATATGAAACCTGTAACCCAGGTCAAGACGACATTGCTGAAGCCAAGGCTAGAGAATATGTTGAAGCTCACTCTCACACTCATTACGTCGAAAACTAA
- the CWC21 gene encoding U2-type spliceosomal complex subunit CWC21, translating into MSYNGIGLSSAKGSSTSGYVQQSLAFNAKRQNTKTEPKKADTHEQRTFVQDESIISHKARREIEVLVSEYRDTLEDDPAELSDDTIEKKCEEYRNSLLTRKG; encoded by the coding sequence ATGTCATACAATGGTATCGGACTTTCCAGTGCCAAGGGAAGCAGTACGTCTGGATATGTGCAACAATCTTTAGCTTTTAACGCTAAAAGgcaaaatacaaaaacgGAACCAAAAAAGGCAGATACTCATGAGCAACGAACTTTTGTCCAAGATGAGTCAATCATCTCACATAAAGCCAGAAGGGAAATCGAGGTTTTGGTTTCAGAATACCGTGATACATTGGAGGATGACCCCGCAGAGCTTTCCGATGATacaattgaaaaaaaatgcgaAGAGTATCGGAACTCATTGTTGACCCGCAAGGGCTGA
- the HIM1 gene encoding Him1p produces the protein MSVFHTLLLGATGLTGSLVFQHFASLHSYLSWVDLANLKDDLELNHYVLVISRSSFDLRDTVKLAFDELQNSDLVEWHYSFFHDDDENDNQSVITYSTRLNDAVSVNINVLVSTIQEPDSTKWAEIIPKRLSTYDGLTNLSVISCLGSTSLGSKKSGVPREWVDKTLNFEILKAVTDNVSISKKVTQYIAVTSFNNPALSKLFPYFKAKQEFESDVKLLLEKSETCNSAIILRPGPLIGKHGSTPVFVTPELDDHLLRSVLKYKKAILSHYATRIKLWQDVGIATRASELVAQISYKVPGARLVGYPVKANDCAIVIASERIANALGKHSSHVKFRIINSQEIDSYKAEFSNSGADSVQALPLSPAPVLVFNNLLS, from the coding sequence ATGTCAGTTTTCCATACTTTGTTATTAGGAGCCACGGGTCTTACCGGGAGTTTGGTCTTCCAGCATTTCGCGTCTTTACATTCGTATTTATCTTGGGTGGATCTAGCTAACTTGAAAGATGACCTAGAATTGAATCATTATGTTCTTGTTATTTCAAGGTCATCCTTCGATTTAAGAGATACAGTCAAACTTGCTTTTGACGAATTACAAAATTCGGATTTGGTTGAATGGCATTATAGTTTCTTtcatgatgatgacgaaaaTGATAATCAAAGTGTTATCACATATTCCACAAGGTTAAATGACGCTGTTTCGGTAAATATCAACGTTTTAGTTTCAACGATACAGGAGCCAGACTCCACCAAATGGGCCGAAATTATCCCAAAACGTTTATCAACTTATGACGGTTTAACGAATTTGAGTGTCATCTCATGCCTAGGGTCTACCTCTCTAGGATCAAAAAAGAGCGGTGTGCCGAGGGAATGGGTGGATAAAACCttaaattttgaaattttaaaGGCTGTGACGGATAACGTTTCTATATCAAAAAAAGTTACACAGTATATTGCAGTAACTAGTTTCAATAACCCTGctctttcaaaattgttCCCATATTTCAAAGCTAAGCAGGAATTCGAGAGTGACGTTAAACTGTTGTTGGAAAAATCGGAAACATGCAACAGTGCAATTATCCTTAGACCAGGGCCATTGATTGGAAAACACGGATCAACTCCAGTTTTCGTTACTCCAGAACTTGATGATCATCTTTTACGCAGTGTtctaaaatataaaaaggCCATTTTAAGTCATTATGCTACAAGAATTAAGCTGTGGCAAGATGTCGGTATAGCCACCAGAGCATCTGAATTGGTCGCTCAAATTTCTTATAAAGTTCCAGGGGCAAGATTGGTTGGGTACCCTGTTAAGGCCAATGACTGTGCAATAGTTATTGCTTCAGAACGTATTGCCAATGCTTTGGGCAAACATTCGTCCCATGTTAAATTCAGAATAATTAATAGTCAAGAGATAGATTCCTACAAAGCAgaattttcaaattcagGTGCAGATTCCGTACAAGCGTTACCTCTTTCGCCAGCTCCTGTTTTGGTGTTCAATAACCTTTTATCCTAA
- a CDS encoding ornithine decarboxylase antizyme, with the protein MKKYYLQSFTTSKIENGLTLPIGWRSTGLSTFNLEQYWDILILFESKFYQYKPQDYKLWTAFLIKRVGSTLKQLVHGSSVESKLYDIGSVYFTILDPTFQLFGKILHTSDMGKIASILFHNVSTTAFSQDLRNLMLKIWEFLDQDHFQCDIMIFYIPNKIEDHDFVSSLLRNLSWLNGSLRKPLGTRTPDPSFNSIHWSDDQYVVLEFQV; encoded by the coding sequence atgaaaaaatattatctCCAAAGTTTTACCACTTCCAAAATAGAGAATGGTCTGACGTTACCCATCGGCTGGCGTAGCACCGGCTTATCTACATTCAATTTGGAACAATACTGGGACATATTGATcctttttgaatcaaagtTCTACCAATATAAACCGCAAGACTATAAACTATGGACAGCGTTTCTCATAAAACGAGTAGGTTCTACATTAAAACAATTGGTTCACGGAAGTAGTGTGGAATCTAAGCTGTATGATATTGGTTCCGTTTATTTTACCATCTTGGATCCTACTTTCCAACTGTTTGGCAAAATATTACACACCAGTGATATGGGTAAGATAGcatcaattctttttcataATGTCTCAACCACTGCATTTTCACAGGATTTGAGAAACCTCATGCTAAAAATATGGGAATTTTTAGATCAAGACCATTTCCAGTGTGatataatgatattttatATCCCAAACAAAATAGAAGATCATGACTTCGTTTCTAGTTTACTTCGAAATCTTTCATGGTTAAATGGTTCGCTAAGAAAACCGTTGGGTACAAGAACCCCAGACCCCTCTTTCAACTCCATACATTGGTCAGATGACCAGTATGTTGTATTGGAATTTCAAgtgtaa